Proteins encoded within one genomic window of Anaerohalosphaeraceae bacterium:
- a CDS encoding prepilin-type N-terminal cleavage/methylation domain-containing protein, with product MKSQKPQKRAARSTRSNPSLGFTLIELLVVIAIVAMLLGILLPGLRRAKQAAESVVCRAHMKGIGSGLNLYSAAWDQWIPGPSTSGAKVYSTGAGYGSTSPYQNVDWMSPMMGDELGLAAEPLQRLLDLLNEELRCPSNRVKNDYVYPSAIAGVNPQDISYSSYSAVLGFHMYPSGGQGASSEYQISGCRVVTDQEIYSYARIGRAYQPKLTKLGTPSMKVFAVEGARYFDEQRGVSFNNLPYQNDGGNFMLQGPVLRRNGDPYLLRRTSLTDTSTWSLSDAAIRLAYRHNKRINLVFFDGHVETQDMLGSLRVRYYFPKGTLITTVGALAMQAVDAAEGTIQ from the coding sequence ATGAAATCCCAAAAACCGCAAAAACGAGCTGCCCGAAGCACACGGTCCAATCCTTCTTTGGGGTTTACGCTGATAGAGCTGCTGGTGGTGATTGCGATTGTGGCGATGCTGCTGGGGATTCTGCTGCCGGGGCTTCGTCGGGCCAAGCAGGCGGCGGAAAGCGTAGTCTGCCGGGCACATATGAAGGGAATCGGCAGCGGGCTGAATCTCTATTCGGCGGCGTGGGACCAGTGGATACCCGGCCCGAGCACCAGCGGGGCGAAGGTCTATTCGACGGGTGCCGGATACGGTTCCACGAGCCCGTATCAGAATGTGGACTGGATGTCGCCGATGATGGGGGATGAACTGGGGCTGGCGGCCGAGCCGCTGCAGCGGCTGCTGGATTTGCTCAATGAAGAACTGCGGTGCCCCTCGAATCGGGTCAAAAACGATTATGTGTATCCGAGTGCGATTGCCGGTGTGAATCCGCAGGATATTTCGTATTCGAGCTATTCGGCGGTTTTGGGCTTTCATATGTACCCGAGCGGCGGTCAGGGGGCGTCCAGCGAGTATCAGATTTCGGGCTGTCGGGTCGTAACGGACCAGGAGATTTACAGTTATGCCCGGATCGGACGGGCCTATCAGCCGAAGCTGACCAAATTAGGCACACCATCGATGAAGGTGTTTGCTGTGGAGGGGGCTCGTTACTTTGATGAGCAGCGGGGTGTGAGTTTCAACAATCTTCCCTATCAGAACGACGGGGGCAATTTTATGCTCCAGGGGCCGGTGCTTCGGCGAAACGGAGACCCGTATCTTCTGCGGCGGACGAGCTTGACGGATACCTCGACGTGGAGTTTGTCGGATGCCGCAATACGGCTGGCCTATCGGCATAACAAGCGGATTAATCTGGTCTTTTTCGACGGGCACGTGGAAACGCAGGACATGCTCGGTTCGCTTCGCGTCCGCTATTATTTCCCGAAAGGGACCTTGATTACAACGGTGGGAGCGCTGGCGATGCAGGCGGTTGATGCGGCGGAGGGGACCATTCAGTAA